A part of Actinobaculum sp. 313 genomic DNA contains:
- a CDS encoding CshA/CshB family fibrillar adhesin-related protein, translated as MATLFAALMAVTTLSNTANAEQSAQSSGSLDSTALTALPGGALPAVFATGGEGRFKEAIQWLQWADYSLFDANGRPTNDPVQPPADSGAVWTNPDNTTVLRSSGSKTSNTFVNYRDMGDAGQLVTTCTLSNLQQLDEKSGELVATIPGTWAGDALDDIYNIGGAGYFNGEIRYPTNYVNPNTMVTGLANGYAYKGEQGLGHDAKVSFDLSCEARLDAPDGISQEVSLAGLVFADAEASSMSYGDPLSGKPYRDEWVQAAVNGNVTWRVLDTYKSGANGADCPVTTVAAMDSPRSLRFETTGLGAVTEGRECVYNTYNGVAGRYSVPLGNGGPDAVVFMEGATRATITLQGGGYSAVALGFIIAADFGDAPESYGKASALFQPTWTGGAVSRNGQDLFALGKASMGASQTRLGANIDAEGYHQHSDDALGDDANGDPDDEDGVVLPVHGIRVRPGQSFQQSVSCTGPGKVAGWIDWNHNGIFDDGEKSNEVMCHASRVNLLWTVPNDVVRSVDGESGSQGDTYMRVRISNDSAALRPTGNTTTGEVEDYKVAVRVPTLQLIKQVDNTYTGSESTALSATDWTLTGNSGAWSVSGAGTTGDPSVVQPGVYTLSENASSPQAAGYEAGEWACTATDGTQGENYTSWIQASRPGVATLYLRSQDRVTCTIVNVARPGSLVWKKYAADGETQLGGSEWTLTGPGVPNSTTVTDCVADSADSCPSGDYVDTDPAAGAFKIANLHWGTYSIKETEAPAGYQPTSETFTFPTISGSQLEVTLVDSSSDAIANGGVVNTPLTGTVKWSKTDTHGNLLSGSEWTLTGPDVPANTTVVDCVADTAEQCPTGPYTDRDPRAGVFFLEDLAWSSDSYSLVEKTAPAGYRLDAAPHEFMIATDALDYEFSEAFTNKPGKVPGLPLTGGMSTDSFLIGGIALLLVAFGGAVLRRKRGGVAFEG; from the coding sequence GTGGCAACGCTGTTCGCCGCCCTGATGGCAGTGACGACGCTGAGTAACACAGCCAATGCGGAGCAAAGCGCGCAGAGCAGCGGATCCTTGGACTCAACGGCGCTAACAGCCCTGCCCGGTGGAGCACTCCCGGCAGTTTTCGCAACGGGAGGCGAAGGGCGATTCAAGGAAGCTATTCAATGGTTGCAGTGGGCGGATTACAGCCTGTTTGATGCAAACGGGCGTCCCACGAACGATCCGGTTCAACCACCTGCGGATTCGGGCGCAGTGTGGACCAATCCTGACAATACGACGGTCCTACGCAGTTCCGGCAGTAAGACAAGCAACACTTTTGTCAATTATCGTGACATGGGTGACGCTGGGCAACTCGTCACGACCTGCACGCTTTCGAACTTGCAGCAACTGGATGAAAAAAGCGGTGAACTAGTTGCGACCATTCCCGGAACATGGGCAGGTGACGCACTTGACGATATATACAACATCGGTGGAGCCGGCTATTTCAACGGGGAGATCAGATACCCGACCAACTATGTCAACCCGAACACCATGGTGACCGGTCTTGCTAATGGTTATGCCTATAAGGGTGAACAGGGTCTAGGGCACGACGCGAAAGTCAGCTTCGACCTCTCATGTGAGGCGCGGTTGGATGCTCCCGACGGGATCTCACAGGAGGTGTCACTGGCAGGCTTGGTTTTCGCGGACGCTGAAGCCTCCAGTATGAGTTATGGCGATCCCCTTTCCGGGAAGCCGTATCGGGATGAATGGGTGCAGGCGGCGGTTAATGGCAATGTCACATGGCGTGTTCTCGACACCTATAAGAGTGGTGCCAACGGCGCGGACTGCCCTGTGACGACCGTTGCAGCCATGGATTCTCCGCGCTCATTGCGCTTCGAGACGACCGGTCTTGGTGCCGTAACCGAGGGTCGGGAGTGCGTTTATAACACGTACAACGGTGTTGCCGGTCGATACTCGGTTCCGCTGGGAAACGGCGGACCTGACGCGGTCGTATTTATGGAAGGTGCCACTAGAGCCACCATCACACTGCAGGGTGGCGGCTATAGTGCAGTAGCACTCGGGTTCATCATCGCTGCCGATTTCGGAGATGCGCCAGAGTCCTACGGCAAGGCGTCGGCGCTGTTCCAGCCCACATGGACCGGTGGCGCGGTGAGCAGAAACGGCCAAGATCTCTTTGCGCTGGGTAAGGCGAGTATGGGCGCATCTCAGACTCGGCTCGGTGCCAATATCGACGCTGAGGGGTATCACCAGCACAGCGATGACGCCCTCGGTGATGACGCGAATGGCGATCCAGATGACGAGGACGGAGTCGTACTGCCTGTGCACGGGATTCGCGTGCGGCCAGGGCAGTCGTTCCAGCAGTCCGTATCCTGTACCGGACCGGGCAAGGTTGCGGGATGGATCGACTGGAATCACAACGGGATCTTCGACGACGGCGAGAAGTCGAACGAAGTTATGTGCCACGCCTCGCGAGTGAATTTGCTGTGGACGGTTCCTAACGACGTCGTGCGCAGCGTTGACGGCGAATCCGGCAGTCAAGGCGATACATACATGCGTGTGCGTATATCGAATGACTCTGCAGCCTTGCGGCCTACCGGTAACACAACGACCGGTGAGGTTGAGGACTACAAAGTTGCAGTGCGGGTGCCCACTCTGCAGTTGATCAAGCAGGTTGACAACACCTACACGGGAAGCGAATCCACGGCGCTGTCTGCAACGGACTGGACTCTGACGGGCAATTCGGGCGCGTGGAGTGTTTCCGGTGCGGGAACCACCGGCGATCCGTCTGTTGTCCAGCCAGGGGTGTATACCCTCAGTGAGAATGCGTCAAGTCCACAGGCTGCTGGTTACGAGGCAGGCGAATGGGCCTGTACCGCGACAGATGGGACGCAGGGAGAGAATTACACCTCGTGGATTCAAGCATCGCGGCCCGGGGTAGCAACTCTCTATCTGCGGAGCCAAGACCGTGTCACATGCACCATTGTGAATGTTGCACGGCCTGGCAGTTTGGTTTGGAAGAAGTACGCGGCCGACGGCGAGACGCAACTGGGCGGTTCGGAGTGGACACTGACCGGTCCCGGTGTTCCCAATAGCACAACGGTTACGGACTGTGTGGCCGACTCTGCTGACAGTTGCCCTTCCGGAGATTATGTCGATACCGATCCGGCTGCCGGTGCCTTCAAGATTGCGAACCTGCACTGGGGTACCTACTCGATCAAAGAAACCGAGGCTCCTGCGGGCTACCAGCCGACGTCGGAAACCTTCACGTTCCCAACCATCTCCGGCAGTCAACTTGAGGTGACTCTCGTAGATTCGTCGAGCGATGCCATTGCGAACGGAGGCGTAGTCAACACGCCTCTGACAGGAACCGTGAAGTGGTCGAAAACGGACACGCACGGCAACTTGCTCAGCGGTTCCGAATGGACACTCACTGGTCCGGACGTTCCGGCTAACACGACAGTCGTCGATTGCGTTGCCGACACCGCTGAGCAATGCCCGACAGGTCCTTACACCGACCGTGATCCACGCGCCGGAGTCTTCTTCTTAGAAGATTTGGCGTGGAGCTCGGACTCCTATTCTCTTGTGGAGAAGACGGCACCAGCCGGATATCGGTTGGATGCCGCGCCCCATGAGTTCATGATCGCTACCGATGCGCTGGACTACGAATTCAGCGAAGCGTTTACGAACAAACCGGGTAAAGTTCCCGGGTTGCCGCTGACGGGCGGAATGAGTACTGACTCGTTCCTCATTGGAGGCATCGCCCTTTTGCTGGTCGCGTTTGGTGGCGCCGTCCTGCGCCGAAAGAGGGGAGGGGTGGCTTTCGAGGGGTAA
- a CDS encoding SpaH/EbpB family LPXTG-anchored major pilin, with protein MSAHTHLVGKRGSAVVGALALGMVGIVGGTSAVADELSYGNIDQNAKGSIIVHKHLNGDGTLGTPDGSGTEGDKPVEGVTFAAYPITSLDLSKASDWETLSNLTVPDNACANPTSPTLDSQTLDAAAGSATTISDGSATIGNLKVAAYLVCETDAPANIVQKAKPFVVTIPYPNTADGEEGNWLYNVNVYPKNEEISISKTVENQSDYGYGLGSVVSFPVTTTIPTLDETAYFKYFQIKDAMDERFGEVEVSSVTLGTTPLAEGTDYTVNANGNSLTVAFTKEGLIKLKNNASAELKVVFQGKITSVGDGNIKNKAQLLTDTEYSTTPPPDDPDDPEEPENPPTTPEVVTHWGDVKVRKVDADNTDKGLAGATFQVYAAEDPYASNCSSAVKTGSPLSVNGTDTFTSDSNGVVEIAGLYVSDSENDPKDATQRCYVLVETAAPAGFVVPSNNETPLTVKIGQTATGSWDATIANSKQTVPGLPLTGAQGKLLMTLGGIVLLLVAGGSVMVVRSRRQKAAEQSE; from the coding sequence ATGAGCGCACACACTCATCTTGTCGGCAAGCGCGGAAGCGCGGTCGTCGGCGCCCTGGCGCTCGGCATGGTCGGCATTGTCGGAGGCACGTCGGCTGTTGCCGATGAGCTGTCGTACGGCAATATCGATCAGAACGCCAAGGGCTCCATCATTGTTCACAAGCACCTCAATGGTGATGGAACGCTGGGTACTCCCGATGGTTCCGGCACCGAGGGCGATAAGCCCGTCGAAGGCGTGACGTTTGCCGCCTACCCGATCACGAGCCTGGACCTTTCCAAGGCATCTGATTGGGAGACCCTCTCCAACCTCACGGTGCCGGATAACGCCTGTGCAAATCCGACATCACCGACGTTGGACAGCCAGACGCTGGACGCCGCTGCAGGTAGCGCAACCACGATCAGTGACGGTTCCGCCACCATTGGCAATTTGAAGGTGGCGGCCTACCTCGTCTGCGAGACGGATGCGCCGGCCAATATCGTGCAAAAGGCGAAGCCGTTCGTTGTCACCATCCCTTACCCAAATACTGCCGATGGCGAAGAGGGTAACTGGCTGTACAACGTGAACGTTTACCCGAAGAATGAGGAAATCTCGATCAGTAAGACTGTCGAGAACCAGTCCGATTACGGCTACGGCCTCGGTTCGGTTGTCTCCTTCCCGGTGACGACCACCATCCCGACTCTGGATGAGACCGCGTACTTCAAGTACTTCCAGATCAAGGATGCGATGGATGAGCGTTTCGGTGAGGTCGAAGTGAGCTCGGTTACCCTGGGTACGACCCCTCTCGCCGAGGGCACTGACTACACGGTCAACGCTAACGGCAACAGCTTGACTGTGGCCTTCACCAAGGAAGGTCTGATCAAACTGAAGAACAACGCCTCCGCCGAGCTCAAGGTCGTCTTCCAGGGCAAGATCACCTCGGTTGGTGACGGTAACATCAAGAACAAGGCGCAGTTGCTCACGGATACCGAGTACTCCACGACTCCTCCGCCGGACGATCCGGACGATCCGGAGGAGCCGGAGAACCCGCCGACAACCCCGGAGGTTGTTACGCACTGGGGCGACGTCAAAGTACGCAAGGTTGACGCTGACAACACCGACAAGGGTCTGGCCGGCGCCACCTTCCAGGTGTACGCCGCCGAAGACCCCTACGCCAGTAACTGCTCGAGTGCCGTGAAGACTGGCAGCCCGCTGTCCGTGAACGGAACCGACACCTTCACTTCGGATTCCAATGGTGTGGTGGAGATCGCAGGTCTGTACGTCTCCGATTCGGAGAATGATCCGAAGGACGCCACGCAGCGTTGCTACGTGCTCGTTGAGACCGCGGCTCCTGCCGGTTTCGTCGTTCCTTCGAATAACGAGACACCGCTGACGGTTAAGATCGGCCAGACCGCTACCGGAAGCTGGGATGCCACGATTGCTAACAGCAAGCAGACCGTTCCGGGACTGCCGCTGACCGGTGCGCAGGGTAAGCTTCTCATGACCCTGGGAGGCATTGTTCTGTTGCTCGTTGCGGGTGGTTCCGTGATGGTGGTTCGTTCGCGTCGTCAGAAGGCGGCTGAACAGTCGGAGTGA
- a CDS encoding class C sortase encodes MRMWKPGRHRSRAAEKPTVDELTIEDPTVDEPTAPESVTGESGVAETIGEDSAAVEEADQELLGASHVSAPPTAEAEGSREHESNSVVGTRLESEPGSGRKAIPGSDAERETRATAKRGPWKFSWLSLVPALIALLGMLVLAYPTAASWIAQYNQSKVISKYSDSVNSADPSAQEQLRLAYEYNDALRAGAILEANSNVPTGSGSSENESLDYNSMLRANSTGLMARLRISAIDLDLPVYHGTSDQTLLKGVGHLEGTSLPVGGESTRSVLTGHRGLAQATMFTNLDRLKVGDTFTIEIFDEVLTYRIYDKKVVEPTETEALRVEEGRDLVTLVTCTPLGINTHRILVTGERVYPTPQEDLDAAGKTPEIPRFPWWAVALLVGFVLIGVYIWRSGYPAKPRKKKHVGDASSTEHAQQKGEKNGRLQEGDASRSDSEESGPDSKESAPDSKQSGPDRDGELAAQEAGPPGRDGQ; translated from the coding sequence ATGAGAATGTGGAAGCCCGGTCGGCATCGCTCGCGGGCCGCCGAAAAGCCGACGGTAGACGAGCTGACGATAGAAGACCCGACAGTAGACGAACCGACGGCGCCAGAGTCGGTGACAGGCGAGTCTGGGGTAGCCGAGACGATAGGGGAGGACTCCGCAGCAGTGGAAGAGGCTGACCAAGAGCTTCTCGGTGCATCGCACGTATCGGCACCGCCGACAGCTGAGGCTGAGGGGTCCCGGGAACACGAGTCCAATTCCGTCGTCGGAACCAGACTTGAGAGCGAGCCCGGATCTGGCCGCAAAGCGATACCAGGCAGCGATGCGGAGCGGGAAACACGGGCCACGGCCAAGCGTGGCCCGTGGAAGTTCTCCTGGCTTTCACTTGTGCCTGCGCTGATTGCATTGCTCGGCATGCTTGTCCTCGCTTATCCGACCGCCGCGAGCTGGATCGCGCAATACAACCAGTCAAAGGTCATCAGCAAGTATTCCGACAGCGTGAATTCCGCCGACCCATCTGCGCAGGAACAATTGCGTCTCGCGTATGAGTACAACGACGCCCTACGTGCCGGTGCGATCCTTGAAGCGAATTCCAATGTTCCAACGGGCAGCGGGTCGAGCGAGAACGAGTCGCTGGACTACAACTCGATGCTCCGTGCCAATTCGACCGGGCTTATGGCGCGTCTGCGGATTTCGGCCATTGATCTTGACCTTCCCGTGTATCACGGCACCTCTGATCAGACGCTTTTGAAGGGCGTGGGACATCTGGAGGGAACCTCGCTACCCGTGGGTGGTGAGAGCACTCGATCAGTACTCACCGGGCACCGCGGCCTGGCACAGGCTACGATGTTCACCAACCTGGACAGGTTGAAGGTGGGCGATACCTTCACCATCGAAATCTTCGATGAAGTCCTGACCTACCGCATCTACGACAAGAAGGTCGTGGAGCCCACGGAGACGGAGGCCCTGCGGGTCGAGGAAGGACGCGATCTCGTCACTCTCGTGACCTGCACGCCTCTGGGCATCAACACGCATCGTATTCTCGTGACGGGAGAGCGGGTCTACCCCACACCGCAGGAGGATCTGGATGCTGCGGGTAAGACCCCTGAAATACCACGGTTTCCGTGGTGGGCGGTGGCATTGCTCGTCGGATTCGTCCTAATTGGCGTGTATATCTGGCGTTCCGGCTATCCCGCCAAGCCCCGCAAGAAGAAGCACGTTGGCGATGCCAGCTCCACGGAACATGCTCAGCAGAAAGGCGAGAAGAACGGGAGGCTACAAGAAGGTGACGCCTCGCGCTCGGATAGTGAGGAGTCGGGTCCCGATAGCAAGGAGTCAGCTCCCGATAGCAAGCAGTCGGGCCCGGACCGAGACGGTGAACTGGCCGCCCAAGAAGCCGGTCCGCCAGGCCGGGATGGCCAATGA